In Bacteroidetes bacterium SB0662_bin_6, the sequence TATCGCGTCGTGTACCGCTCCCTGCTCGGCGTGCGGCAGTTCGAACACGCGGTTTTGCTACTCGAACAGGCGCGTTCAGCCACCGGGCAGGCCGCGCTGTTCCGTGTGGAACTGGCCTATCTGTGCAGCATTTCGGGCCTGCACGAAAAAGCCGCGGAGGAATACCTCGCCCTCCTGAAAGAGAATGACCAGCACCTCAACTTCGTGCGTTCGCGGTTGGGGTCTTTTCTGATAGAGGAAGAAGCGCTGGCGTCAAGCCTCGTCGTAGTGCAGGACGCCGTCCGCACGGATCCGTTATACCGGGCATGGCGCGAATTGCTGGGGTGGTTGTACGTAGAAGCAGAGGATTTCGGAAACGCGCTCGGGGAATACCGGGCGGTGGATGGACTGGAAGGCGGACAAGGTCATATGCTGTTCGAATTCGCCCACACAGCCGCCGACGCTGGCGCCTGGAATAAAGCTTCTGAGGCCTACCGGGAAGTACTGGCGCGGTATCCGGATGCCCCGGCGGCGCCTCGCACACTCGCTGCATTCGGAGCGATGCATATACGCTGGGCGGCGGAAATCGGCGAACGCGCCTTCGACGAAAGCGGAAATCGAATCGAGGCGCCGCACTATGACGAAGCACTCGCGGCATACCAGACCTTCCTGCAGCAATATCCAAACCACGAACTGTATCCGGATGTGCTGCACCGCATCGGGCGGCTGCAACAGGATGTTTTTTTTGACACAGGTTCTGCCGAGGCGATCTTCCGGCAAGTTGTTTCCACCTTCCCGAATACCCGCGCCGCCGATCAGGCGGCTTTCGATCTGGCCGGTATTGCAATCATCCATGGCCAACTCGACGATGCCCGCCTTCGTTTCGGCCGACTCATCGAACGACTCAGAACAGGAGATCTTGTCGAACAGGCTCGTTTCAATCTGGCCAGCATTCATATGTTCGCAGGGGAATTCGACGCAGCACAGTCACTGGTAGACATTATCGATGCACATACCTCGACCGACGTTTCGAACGACGCTATTGCATTGAAAATCCTGTTGCTTGAAAATCGTGGCCCCGACTCGCTCGACATGCCGCTCAGGCGGTATGCAAGCGCCCTGCTCGCCCGGGAACAACGCCGCCCTATGGCCGCCCTTGATTCGGTGGACGCGCTGCTTGCCATGTACCCAAGCCATGCGCTTGCCGACGAAGCCCGCTTCCTGCGTGGAGAAATCCTGCGGGCCACCGGACGAAGGCAGGAAGCGTATGAAACCTTTGCGGAAATCCC encodes:
- a CDS encoding tetratricopeptide repeat protein produces the protein MKHTAQECNIKRWSDPSFPRLRSADTPMKRTFPSVRSWIGAVVLTVLTGAPVLNAAGQQQENPQIVRFRLADTFLRSGQFDQAIGLLEDLYAEAPQNDAFYEKLKEAYENVKRYEEAAALIKVRLADTRSAALLSDLAHIRYLQGNEQEAYATWQEAVETAPTDPNTYRVVYRSLLGVRQFEHAVLLLEQARSATGQAALFRVELAYLCSISGLHEKAAEEYLALLKENDQHLNFVRSRLGSFLIEEEALASSLVVVQDAVRTDPLYRAWRELLGWLYVEAEDFGNALGEYRAVDGLEGGQGHMLFEFAHTAADAGAWNKASEAYREVLARYPDAPAAPRTLAAFGAMHIRWAAEIGERAFDESGNRIEAPHYDEALAAYQTFLQQYPNHELYPDVLHRIGRLQQDVFFDTGSAEAIFRQVVSTFPNTRAADQAAFDLAGIAIIHGQLDDARLRFGRLIERLRTGDLVEQARFNLASIHMFAGEFDAAQSLVDIIDAHTSTDVSNDAIALKILLLENRGPDSLDMPLRRYASALLAREQRRPMAALDSVDALLAMYPSHALADEARFLRGEILRATGRRQEAYETFAEIPLMYPASFLADRALFEAAGILSGEAGKKEEAIAAYQRLLSEYPGSLFADEARDHIRRLRGDGV